The Desulfotomaculum sp. genome window below encodes:
- a CDS encoding thioredoxin family protein gives MAKVQVEFINTCPSCDEYARMIESVAGKFVEEVAVKIYYTGKDMDYIRKYGMVTKGTMIVNGKKKIDNITRSIVEKAIAEELGR, from the coding sequence ATGGCAAAAGTACAGGTTGAGTTCATCAACACTTGCCCTTCATGCGACGAATATGCGCGGATGATCGAAAGTGTTGCCGGTAAGTTCGTCGAAGAGGTTGCCGTGAAGATATATTACACCGGCAAAGACATGGACTACATCCGGAAATACGGAATGGTGACAAAGGGAACAATGATTGTTAACGGCAAAAAGAAGATCGATAATATTACCAGGTCAATTGTTGAAAAAGCTATCGCAGAAGAGTTGGGGCGATAA